GAGCCGTTCTTCAGGACCGGTTCGGAATCGCGCTTGATGTCGGACAGCAGCAGCACGCCTTCGGCACGCTGGACGTCGTGATATTCGCCGTCCGTACCGAAATACTGACGCTTGCCGTCCTGCTCGCGGTAGAAAGTGCCGTCGCCGACCTTCTCGAGGATGGCGGGCACGGCAATGCCGTCTGCCGCCAGGCGCTCGCGCAGGTGCGCAGCGCCGATCTTGTCGATCATCTCGAACGGGCCGAACTTCCAGTTGTAGCCAAGGCGCATGGCCTCATCCACACCCAGGATCGTGGCGGTCGCTTCCGGCACGATGCTGGCGGCATAGGACAGGGTCGGGCCAAGCACGGCCCAGGCGTAATCGCCGACCTTGCCGTCTGCGGAGATGAGCGCCTTCAGGTCGCCCTTCGCAGCCGGGCCGCGCACGATGCCCGGACGGGCAGCAGCACGAAACTCGCCGGACTTGAAGTCGACAGCCTGCTTTTCCTTCTTATCGCCCACGCGGTTGAGGCGGTAGAAACCACCCTTGCCCTTGCGGCCGGTGTAGCCTTCCTTGATCAGCTTCTCGATCACAGGCTCGCTGCGGGCGATCTTCTGGTAAGGATCGTCCTTGGGCAGCGTGCTGGTGAGGCTCTGCTGCAGGTAAGGCATCAGGTCGAGGCCGACGAGGTCGATCAGGCCGAACACGCCGGTCTTGGGCACACCCATCGGGCGGCCACCGATCTCATCCGCTTCTTCCACGGTCAGGCCCTGGTCCACGGCGGCGTTGACCGCCTGCTGCAGCCAGAAGGTACCGATGCGGTTTGCGATGAAGCCGGGCGAATCCTCGGCATCGACGGGCGTCTTGCCCAGCCTGCGGTCCACGAAGTCGCGGACCATGTCGACGGTGCCGGCATCGCTGTGCGGGCCGGCCACGATCTCGATCAGGCGCATGTAGCGCGGCGGATTGAAGAAGTGCGTGACCAGGAAATCGCGCTTGAACGCATCGCTGCGACCGTCGGTCAGCTGCGCCAGCGGGATGGTGGAGGTGTTGGAGGACACGGCCGTGCCTTCCTTGCGCACCTTTTCCAGCTTTGCGTAGAGGTCCTGCTTGATGTCGAGCCGCTCGATGATGGCTTCCACGACCCAGTCGCACTCGGCGACCTTGTCGAGGTGATCTTCGATATTGCCGGTTTCCACCAGCTTGGCCGCGCGCTTGCCCATGAAGGGGGCAGGCTGCGTCTTCAGCATCTTGGCAACGGCACCTTCGGCCACGGCATTGCGGTTATCGCCATCCTTGGGGACGATATCCAGCAGCAGCACGGGCACGCCGGCATTGGCGACCTGGGCGGCGATACCGGCACCCATGGTGCCGGCGCCGATCACGCATACCTTATTGATCTGCTTGTCAGCCATTACGCGGCCTCCAGGATCGTCGCGATGCCCTGTCCGCCACCGATGCACTGGGTGACGAGGGCGTATTTCTTGCCTTCACGCTTCAGCAGGCTTGCCGCCTTGCCGACGATGCGCGCGCCGGTTGCACCCAGCGGGTGGCCGACGGCGATGGCGCCGCCATCGAGATTGATCTTCTGTTCCGGGATGCCGAGGTCGCCGATGCAAGCCAGCGACTGGCTGGAGAAGGCTTCGTTCAGTTCCACGATGTCGATATCGTCGATGGTCAGGCCTGCGCGGGACAGCGCCTTCTTGGACGCCTCCACCGGGCCGATGCCCATGATTTCCGGGGCACAGCCGCTGATGGCCATGCTCTTCACCTTGGCATAGACGGTAAGGCCGTTCTTGGCGGCGTAGTCCGCGCTGCAGACCAGCACGGCGGCGCAGCCATCGGTCAGCGGGCTGGCGGTGCCTGCGGTGACCGTGCCGCTTTCATCGAAGGCAAGCTTCAGGCCGGCAAGGTCTTCCGCCGTGGTGCCGGGGCGGGGCGTACCGTCCACTTCAACCAGGCCGCCATCGGTCTGGATCGGAACGATCTCTTCCTTGAAGCTGCCCTTTTCGACGGCCGCACCGGCCTTCTGCTGGCTCTTCACGGCGAAGGCTTCCTGCGCCTCGCGGTTGATTTCGTACTTCTTCGCGACGTTTTCCGCCGTGTCGCCCATGCCGACATAAGCGGCGCTCTTCTCGGCGAGCTTGGGGTTCGGCATCGGGTTGAAGCCGGTCATCGGCACGCGGCTCATCGATTCGACGCCTGCGCAGATAAACACTTCGCCAGCGCCCAGGGCGATCTGGCCAGCGGCATAATGCACCGCGCTCATGCTCGATCCGCAGAAGCGGTTCATGGTGATGCCACCGATGCTCTGCGGCAGGTCGCCCAGCAGCACGATCAGACGGGCGAGGTTGAAGCCCTGCTCACCTTCAGGGAAGGCGCAGCCCAGGACCAGATCCTCGATATCGTCGGCCTTCACGCCGGTTCGTTCGATCAGGCCCTTGATGGTGTTGGCTGCCAGATCGTCCGGACGGACCTTGGCAAGCGCCCCGCGGTAAGCGGGGTGGAACGGGGAGCGGACATAACCGGCAATGACGACTTCACTCATGATTTATTTGGCCTTTCGAATCGAAATGCGCGTTTGACCTTTTGCGCTGATTGATTACCATAGGGTTCGTGGCTTGACGTATAGGTTAAGCTGTTCGTTATGACAAGGGGCTGCGGCGCGCAATTTTCGGCGTGTCCGTGGGCCGCCCGGGAAAGGAATTGCCATGGTCGCGGCCAGCGCCGCCTCTAAGCCTGATGTGAACCGCGTCCTTGCGGAAGACGGTTCGCTGCGTCCGCGCCTGCTGACGGAACCGTTCCGACGGGCGGTGGACCTTTACCCTGACAGGGTGGGGATCGACTTCCTCGGGCTGGAATACACCTATGCCCAGATGGGCGAGGAAGTGGCCCGCGTGGCGCGCGGATTGCAGGACGCCGGACTTGGCAAGGGCGACCGATTCGGCCTGTGCCTTCCCAACACGCCCTATTCGGTGATCCTGTACCAGGCCGTGCTGGCGGCTGGCGGCGTGGTGGTGAATTTGAACCCGCTCTATTCCAGTGCGGAGCTGGACCACCTTATCCAGGACAGCGGCGCCAAGATGGTGGCCGTGCCGGACCTGGAGATGATCCACGGCAAGGTCGCCGACGGTTTCGGCAAGAGCGCGCTGGAAAAGATCGTGCTGTGCCCGATGGCGGATGTGCTGCCCACGATCCAGAGCTGGGGCCTGCGCCTGCTGAAGCGCAAGGAACTGGCCAAGCCCGTGCCGGGCGTACCCTACATCAATTACGGCGAATTGAAGGCGGCGAAGGGCGATGCGGTCGACCACGGACTGGTGCCGGACGACATTGCCGTGCTGCAATATACCGGCGGCACGACCGGACGCCCGAAAGGCGCGATGCTGTCGCACGCGAACCTGGCCGCAAACTCTGCGCAAATGCTCCTCCATCTGGGGGATGAACGGGACGTCCAGGAAAGAACGCTTGGCGTCCTGCCGCTGTTCCATGTCTTTGCGCTGACCTGCGTGATGAATTTCGGGATCGAGATCGCGGCCGAGCTGGTGCTGCTGCCGCGGTTCGAGATGGACCAGGTGCTGAAGACCATCAAACGCAAGCCGCCCACGCAATTCTTCGGCGTGCCCACCATCTACACCGCGATGGGCAATTTGCCGGACAACAAGGTGCCGGACCTCACCGGCGTGCGGGCCAGCATCTCCGGCGGTGCGCCGCTGCCGCTGGAAGTGCGCAAGCTGTTCGAGGAAAAGACCGGCTCGCCGGTGGTCGAAGGCTACGGCCTGACCGAAGCGAGCCCCATCATCGTGTGCAACCCGCTGCTGGGCCAGGGCCCGGTCAAGGAAGACAGCTGCGGCCCGGCCTTCCCGCATACTCAGATCGAGCTGCGCGATCCGGAGACGGGCGAGCTGAACGTGAAGCAGGGCGAGAAAGGCGAAGTGTGCGCCCGCGGCCCGCAGGTCATGCTGGGTTACTGGAACCGCCCGGGCGCGACGGAAAAGACCTTCGTGGATGGCGCGCTGAAAACAGGCGACATCGGCTATCTGGACGAGGACGGTTACCTGTTCCTGGTCGACCGCATGAAGGACCTGATCCTGTGCAGCGGTTACAACGTCTATCCCCGCGCCATCGAGGATGCGACCTATGAGCATCCCGCGGTTGCAGAGGCGGTCGCGATCGGCGTGCCGGACAGCTATCGCGGCGAAAGCCCCAAGCTTTTCGTGGCGCTGAAGGAAGGCGAGGAACTGACCGAGGAAGAGCTGAACGCCTTCCTGACCGAGCGGCTAAACAAGATCGAGATACCGCGCGAATACGAGTTCCGCGACGAGTTGCCCAAGACGCTGATCGGCAAGCTGTCCAAGAAGGACCTGGTCGAGGAAGAGAAGGCGAAGCGCGCCGCTGCAAAGGATGCCGCATGACCGCGCAGCAGAGCAGCGAGCAATCCGCCGATGGCGACCTGAAGAGCATCGCCGAGGTCGCAGAAGCTCTGGGCATCACCCAGCGCACGCTGCGCTTCTATGAGGACAAGGGCCTCATCCAGCCGACGCGCGTGGGCTCCATGCGCGTCTATTCGCGCCGCGAGATGGGCCGGATGCAGCTGATCCTGCGCGGCAAGCAGCTGGGCTTTTCCATCCGCGAGATCGGCGAGTTCCTCGAACTGTATGATGGCGATCGCAACCATGCGCGCCAGACCCGCACCCTGCTGGACCGCGTGCGCCAGCGGCTGGCCGACCTCAGTCACCAGCGCGAGGCAATCGACGAGACGATTGCCGAGCTGAAGAAGATCGAGGACGAGGCGCAGGAGCACCTCACCAAGCTGGAACGCTGATTTTCCGGGTATTTCTGGTGGAATTCGCGCCGCTATCCGGCTTCGATGGTGGGCGTACCAAGGTTCGAACTTGGGACCCCTACGATGTCAACATAGTGCTCTACCACTGAGCTATACGCCCGCACCATCGAATTGCCGGATGAACGGCAGGCGCGCCATCTAGCGGCGGGCCGGTTGGCTTTCAAGCCTTTTAGAGCGAGGCGGTCGCCGCATCCTCGAAAACCCGCTCAACCTCCAGCACGAGGTCGCGCAGGTGGAAGGGCTTGGACAGGATTTTCGCCTCCGGCGCCTCGCGGCTGGCCTTCAGGCTGACGGCGGCAAAACCGGTGATGAACATCACCTTCGTGCGCGGGCTCACCTCGGCGCAGCGCTGCGCCAGTTCGATCCCGTCCATCTCCGGCATCACGATGTCGGACAGCAGCAGGTCGTAATCCTGGTCTTCCAGCAGGGGCAGAGCGGCGGTGCCGCGGTCCACCGAATCGACGCTGTAGCCGGCGTTCTCCAGGGCCCGCGCGATATAGGTGCGCATGGACTGGTCATCTTCTGCCAGCAAAATTCGGATCATGGTCGGTCTGCTCCCTTGCGACGGGCACGGCCATAGCGCGCCAGCCGTTAAAATTCTCGTTCCAAACCGGCATTGCCCACATATGAGACATCCCGGGCCGCGAACCCTGCTTTGACAGCGGGCTGTGGACAGGGCAGCAGGAGCGTGATGAGCGAGCACGCGTTCCAGTTTTCCGGCAACATCCCCGCGCCGCCATTCACCCTCAGCCAATCCGGCGTTTCGCAGGTGCCGATCCTGATCGCAGTGCCGCATGCCGGTAGGGCATACGGCGCGGATTTGCTGGCCCGGATGCGGCAGCCGGACCTCGCCCGCCTGAAGCTGGAAGACCGGCTGGTGGATCGCATCGCGCAAATCGTCGCGGCCAATACCGGCGCGCCGCTGCTGGTGGCGCATGCCCCGCGCGCGCTGCTGGACCTGAACCGTGCGCCCGATGACATGGATTGGTCGATGCTTTCGGGCGCGCATGACAAGCGGCTGGCCCACAGGCGCGAAGGTCCGCGGGCAAGGTCCGGCCTTGGCATCATCCCGCGCCGCCTGCCGTCTTCCGGCGAGATTTGGCGCGGGCAATTGCCGGTGGAGGAATACGAGGCGCGGATCGAAGGCGTGCACCGCCCCTATCACGATGCGCTCGCCGCGCAGCTCGCCGCGATCCGGCGGCGCTGGGGCGCGGCGCTGCTGCTGGATCTGCATTCCATGCCGCCACTGGGGCCGGGCGGAGCGCAATTCGTTGTCGGTGACCGGTTCGGATCGTCCTGCGGCAGCTTCGTACCGGCACTCGCGCTCAGCACGCTATCGAGGGCGGGGTACACCGCCGGGCATAACCGGCCCTATGCCGGAGGATACGTGCTGGACCGTCACGCCGCGCCCTCTCGCGAGGTGCATGCCATGCAGCTGGAAATCTGCCGCAGCCTCTACCTGGACGAGGCGCTGGACGGGCCGGGGCCGGGTCTGGAGGAAACCGCAAATGCGGTGACGCAGCTCGTCCGCACCCTGGCCGCCGAAGTGGCTGCACGCGGGACCGCCGGGGCCATCGCTGCGGAGTAGCACGGCACTGCGGCGCACCGAGGACAGGCAAAGAAAAAGCCACCTCGTGCATGATGCCCGAGGTGGCCAAGGTTCAGGGAGGAGTGTGCCGAAGCACACTGTTCGATCAGGCCATGAGGGGAGCGCCGACCGAACGATTTCCTTTTAGGACTTATACCCTGAACGGAAGGTGACCAGGCCGCCCGAAATCACGCGAAAAGCGCTGTGTTTCGGACGGGCCGGATCAAGTCATGCAATTACGCCGAATCAGGCGTCCTTGGTGGCGTCAGCGCCCAGCGCTGCGCTGTCTGCGGCGGCCTTCACCGGGCCCTTGCCGGCTTCGACCTGGCGGGCGAAGACCGTGCGCATCAGGTCGAGCGAGAACAGGTGCGCCTGGATCAGCGGCAGCAGGCCGTTCTGGTTCCACTTGCGCAGCTGGTCGCCGGTCAGCTCACGCAGCTTTTCCTGGTTGACCATCTTGAAGCCGCGATAGGTGAAGGGCTGCTCGTCCGCACCGCGCGAGATGGAGACTTCGCCGTCCATCAGCAGGTCGTGCTTCTGCAGTTCGTCGATGAACTGCTGCGTGCGCATGCCGGCTTCTTCGAACTGCTGGCAGAACTGCAGCAGGTTCTTGGTGTGATCGCTGGCTTCGTCACCGTCGAACAGCTTCTCGCCATCGTCGAATTCGCCGACCAGGCCGCTGGAGGGATCGACGCAGAGCGACATCTGGTCCGTATCCGGCTGCAGCTTGGCGAGCAGGAAAGGATAGCGGCGCATGTAGGCCGGGACGTAGATCTCTTCCAGCGCCTTGCCTTCATCGTCGAAGAACACGTTCACGCCTTCGTTCAGGCCCATCAGTGCCAGCGGCACGGGCTTGTCGGAATTGCTGAACACGATCGGGAAGTTGCGCTGGGCCAGCGGGAACTCTTCCACGGTCAGCGGAAGGGCGTGCTGGTTCACGACCCACTTGGCGCGGTCCGTCGTGCGCGAGCGCCATTCGGCATGGTCGCGGCTGTTGAGCGGGGTGAGGTCGTTGTAGAACAGGGGCAGGTTCGCTTGCGGCGCGCTGGCCATGAGATTTCTCCGAAAAGGTCTGAAACTGGTCTCTCGCGCAGGCCGTGCAGCCACTCGCGGGTGATGCGCGGGGGCTTTAGGCGTTCGCGCCCTCCGGTGCAAGCGCCTGCTCGTCCGGCAG
This genomic interval from Paraurantiacibacter namhicola contains the following:
- the cpdR gene encoding cell cycle two-component system response regulator CpdR, producing the protein MIRILLAEDDQSMRTYIARALENAGYSVDSVDRGTAALPLLEDQDYDLLLSDIVMPEMDGIELAQRCAEVSPRTKVMFITGFAAVSLKASREAPEAKILSKPFHLRDLVLEVERVFEDAATASL
- a CDS encoding thiolase family protein encodes the protein MSEVVIAGYVRSPFHPAYRGALAKVRPDDLAANTIKGLIERTGVKADDIEDLVLGCAFPEGEQGFNLARLIVLLGDLPQSIGGITMNRFCGSSMSAVHYAAGQIALGAGEVFICAGVESMSRVPMTGFNPMPNPKLAEKSAAYVGMGDTAENVAKKYEINREAQEAFAVKSQQKAGAAVEKGSFKEEIVPIQTDGGLVEVDGTPRPGTTAEDLAGLKLAFDESGTVTAGTASPLTDGCAAVLVCSADYAAKNGLTVYAKVKSMAISGCAPEIMGIGPVEASKKALSRAGLTIDDIDIVELNEAFSSQSLACIGDLGIPEQKINLDGGAIAVGHPLGATGARIVGKAASLLKREGKKYALVTQCIGGGQGIATILEAA
- a CDS encoding MerR family transcriptional regulator, with translation MTAQQSSEQSADGDLKSIAEVAEALGITQRTLRFYEDKGLIQPTRVGSMRVYSRREMGRMQLILRGKQLGFSIREIGEFLELYDGDRNHARQTRTLLDRVRQRLADLSHQREAIDETIAELKKIEDEAQEHLTKLER
- a CDS encoding long-chain-fatty-acid--CoA ligase, which translates into the protein MVAASAASKPDVNRVLAEDGSLRPRLLTEPFRRAVDLYPDRVGIDFLGLEYTYAQMGEEVARVARGLQDAGLGKGDRFGLCLPNTPYSVILYQAVLAAGGVVVNLNPLYSSAELDHLIQDSGAKMVAVPDLEMIHGKVADGFGKSALEKIVLCPMADVLPTIQSWGLRLLKRKELAKPVPGVPYINYGELKAAKGDAVDHGLVPDDIAVLQYTGGTTGRPKGAMLSHANLAANSAQMLLHLGDERDVQERTLGVLPLFHVFALTCVMNFGIEIAAELVLLPRFEMDQVLKTIKRKPPTQFFGVPTIYTAMGNLPDNKVPDLTGVRASISGGAPLPLEVRKLFEEKTGSPVVEGYGLTEASPIIVCNPLLGQGPVKEDSCGPAFPHTQIELRDPETGELNVKQGEKGEVCARGPQVMLGYWNRPGATEKTFVDGALKTGDIGYLDEDGYLFLVDRMKDLILCSGYNVYPRAIEDATYEHPAVAEAVAIGVPDSYRGESPKLFVALKEGEELTEEELNAFLTERLNKIEIPREYEFRDELPKTLIGKLSKKDLVEEEKAKRAAAKDAA
- a CDS encoding SapC family protein, with translation MASAPQANLPLFYNDLTPLNSRDHAEWRSRTTDRAKWVVNQHALPLTVEEFPLAQRNFPIVFSNSDKPVPLALMGLNEGVNVFFDDEGKALEEIYVPAYMRRYPFLLAKLQPDTDQMSLCVDPSSGLVGEFDDGEKLFDGDEASDHTKNLLQFCQQFEEAGMRTQQFIDELQKHDLLMDGEVSISRGADEQPFTYRGFKMVNQEKLRELTGDQLRKWNQNGLLPLIQAHLFSLDLMRTVFARQVEAGKGPVKAAADSAALGADATKDA
- a CDS encoding 3-hydroxyacyl-CoA dehydrogenase/enoyl-CoA hydratase family protein translates to MADKQINKVCVIGAGTMGAGIAAQVANAGVPVLLLDIVPKDGDNRNAVAEGAVAKMLKTQPAPFMGKRAAKLVETGNIEDHLDKVAECDWVVEAIIERLDIKQDLYAKLEKVRKEGTAVSSNTSTIPLAQLTDGRSDAFKRDFLVTHFFNPPRYMRLIEIVAGPHSDAGTVDMVRDFVDRRLGKTPVDAEDSPGFIANRIGTFWLQQAVNAAVDQGLTVEEADEIGGRPMGVPKTGVFGLIDLVGLDLMPYLQQSLTSTLPKDDPYQKIARSEPVIEKLIKEGYTGRKGKGGFYRLNRVGDKKEKQAVDFKSGEFRAAARPGIVRGPAAKGDLKALISADGKVGDYAWAVLGPTLSYAASIVPEATATILGVDEAMRLGYNWKFGPFEMIDKIGAAHLRERLAADGIAVPAILEKVGDGTFYREQDGKRQYFGTDGEYHDVQRAEGVLLLSDIKRDSEPVLKNGSAALWDIGDGVLCLEFTGKMNALDNEVMKLIGKAVPLVQKEYKALVVYNEGSNFSAGANLGLALFALNIAAWSEVEKLVKGGQDAYKALKYAPFPVVGAPSGMALGGGCEILLHCDSVQAHAESYIGLVECGVGLIPGWGGCSEMLDRWRQNKRQPRGPMPAVSKVFEIISTATVAKSAAEAKELGFLRPADEVTMNRDRLLFDAKQKALAMVDGYTAPEKPEFNLPGPSGAAALQLAVDSFHKQGKATSHDVTVSKELAWILTGGDTDVTETVTEDQMLKLERAAFMRLTKDPKSQARVEHMLETGKPLRN
- a CDS encoding N-formylglutamate amidohydrolase — its product is MSEHAFQFSGNIPAPPFTLSQSGVSQVPILIAVPHAGRAYGADLLARMRQPDLARLKLEDRLVDRIAQIVAANTGAPLLVAHAPRALLDLNRAPDDMDWSMLSGAHDKRLAHRREGPRARSGLGIIPRRLPSSGEIWRGQLPVEEYEARIEGVHRPYHDALAAQLAAIRRRWGAALLLDLHSMPPLGPGGAQFVVGDRFGSSCGSFVPALALSTLSRAGYTAGHNRPYAGGYVLDRHAAPSREVHAMQLEICRSLYLDEALDGPGPGLEETANAVTQLVRTLAAEVAARGTAGAIAAE